One region of Pseudomonas sp. B21-040 genomic DNA includes:
- a CDS encoding DUF1801 domain-containing protein: MKKEASAEKDGEGQVAASELIDARIKELNDWRGETLARIRALIRQADPEVVEEWKWRGVPVWSHAGIICTGETYKSVVKMTFAQGASLEDPSGLFNSSLEGNTRRAIDVHEGEQLDETALQALVGAAVALNLSRMAARRKPAK; encoded by the coding sequence ATGAAGAAGGAAGCGAGCGCTGAAAAGGATGGCGAAGGGCAAGTGGCGGCCTCTGAGCTGATAGACGCGAGAATCAAGGAACTGAATGATTGGCGGGGCGAAACACTCGCCAGAATCCGGGCGCTTATTCGCCAGGCCGACCCCGAGGTGGTGGAGGAGTGGAAGTGGCGCGGTGTGCCGGTGTGGTCTCACGCCGGCATCATCTGCACCGGCGAGACCTACAAAAGCGTCGTCAAAATGACCTTCGCCCAAGGCGCTTCGCTGGAGGACCCTTCGGGTCTTTTCAACTCCAGTCTTGAAGGCAATACCCGACGAGCCATTGATGTGCATGAGGGTGAACAGCTGGATGAAACGGCATTGCAGGCACTGGTTGGCGCCGCCGTGGCGCTCAATCTTTCGCGGATGGCCGCTCGGCGAAAACCGGCCAAATGA